From the Blastocatellia bacterium genome, one window contains:
- a CDS encoding OmpA family protein codes for MKRFALVLVIMFFARTTMLAQTSDCIDPCYQTAPTVTGGTGLFQTFTTRTLPRGQYSFGVFWHNYDRDPGDLDINRVPVNFTLGLTQRLEIFANINAFQQVTTRQPFLLSGSSFNRFRLTFGGRGADPFVAFGQPIRRGGGAAFFPRSGNLTGSILPPVGAVGTPITGVRSPFNRAGYYNEFPFFPFADAAGPRMSSNGLGDASAGLKINLLNPNRRFSLAALGLIKIPTARHYDALADGRGAGTVDGGPMLIMSQNFLRQRIRFHQNFGYMLTGSMRRHDVTLLDRRDELLLNAGLEIAPWTPLVYIVEWNNTVYVGGGTPNLNPVNPMDLRIGARLFLWHGRVHLGGAWQGFLTNADDRTVVISPTFTPINLRADDANGFVFHIGYGRRPPRAEPPPPNRAPTLNLEVEKLEVTDGESVQLYARATDPDNDVLIYNWTTTAGQIIGSGANVSLDTTGVNPTVGAPAREVKVSVTVDDGRGCSDSASQTIKVNSPQPPPNLNPTVAFAPESCTVIGQPQIQGQVTDGERIRLVARASDPNNDPLTYEWQTSAGQIIGSGPVVTLDTTNVTAGPGAPPVDVVIQVRVSDGRGGSAAASTTCRVSSVPRPLPIQLDDLRFNFNSARVDNTHKAILDDVALRLQQDPTTILVLDGHQDKAERRNVSRQRAENVKRYLETEKGIDPNRIIVRDFGAGRPDPSGDPKRNRRVQMWIVPRGAEMPQ; via the coding sequence ATGAAACGATTCGCGCTCGTTCTTGTGATAATGTTTTTTGCTCGCACGACAATGCTGGCTCAAACCTCGGATTGCATTGATCCATGTTATCAAACAGCCCCGACCGTTACAGGTGGCACAGGGTTATTTCAAACGTTCACCACGCGCACGCTGCCACGTGGCCAGTACAGTTTTGGTGTGTTTTGGCACAATTACGACCGCGACCCCGGCGACCTTGACATCAATCGTGTTCCCGTCAATTTCACGTTGGGCCTGACCCAGCGGTTAGAAATTTTCGCCAACATCAATGCCTTTCAACAGGTGACAACCCGGCAACCGTTTTTGCTCAGCGGCTCCAGTTTCAACCGCTTCCGCTTGACCTTTGGTGGGCGAGGGGCTGATCCCTTTGTGGCGTTTGGTCAGCCTATCAGGCGAGGTGGTGGCGCTGCTTTCTTTCCGCGATCAGGTAATCTGACCGGCAGCATCCTGCCGCCCGTAGGCGCTGTCGGCACGCCCATTACCGGCGTGCGGTCACCATTCAATCGGGCTGGGTATTACAACGAATTTCCATTCTTCCCATTTGCTGATGCTGCCGGCCCACGCATGTCGTCCAATGGGCTTGGCGATGCCAGCGCCGGCCTCAAGATCAATTTGCTGAACCCGAACAGGCGCTTTTCGTTGGCCGCGCTCGGCCTGATCAAAATTCCTACAGCGCGACATTATGATGCGCTCGCTGACGGTCGTGGCGCCGGCACTGTTGATGGCGGTCCCATGCTCATCATGAGCCAAAACTTCCTCCGTCAGCGCATCAGGTTTCACCAGAACTTCGGTTATATGCTCACCGGCAGCATGCGTCGTCATGACGTCACATTACTTGATCGGCGCGACGAACTTCTCTTGAACGCTGGCCTAGAAATCGCTCCCTGGACGCCGCTGGTTTACATCGTCGAATGGAACAACACAGTATACGTCGGTGGCGGCACGCCCAATCTGAATCCGGTCAACCCGATGGACCTGCGCATTGGCGCGCGGTTGTTCCTTTGGCATGGCCGCGTGCACTTGGGCGGCGCCTGGCAAGGCTTTCTGACCAACGCCGATGATCGCACTGTTGTCATCAGTCCGACATTCACACCGATCAATCTTCGCGCTGATGATGCCAACGGATTTGTCTTCCACATCGGGTATGGGCGTCGGCCGCCTCGCGCTGAGCCACCACCGCCCAATCGGGCTCCGACGCTTAATCTGGAAGTTGAGAAACTGGAGGTCACCGACGGAGAGAGCGTTCAACTCTACGCGCGCGCGACCGACCCGGACAATGATGTTTTGATCTACAACTGGACAACCACTGCCGGCCAGATCATCGGCTCCGGCGCCAATGTCTCATTGGATACCACCGGCGTCAATCCGACGGTCGGCGCGCCGGCGCGTGAGGTTAAGGTATCGGTCACTGTGGATGATGGTCGTGGCTGTTCTGATTCGGCCAGTCAGACCATCAAGGTCAACAGCCCACAGCCGCCGCCGAATCTCAATCCAACGGTTGCTTTCGCTCCTGAATCCTGCACTGTCATCGGTCAGCCGCAAATCCAAGGCCAGGTCACCGATGGAGAGCGCATCCGGCTGGTAGCCCGCGCGAGTGATCCAAACAATGACCCGCTCACCTACGAATGGCAAACCTCAGCCGGTCAGATCATCGGCTCTGGACCTGTTGTCACGCTTGATACAACGAACGTGACAGCCGGCCCCGGCGCTCCACCTGTTGATGTGGTCATCCAGGTGAGGGTCAGCGATGGCCGGGGTGGCTCGGCGGCCGCCAGTACAACCTGCCGCGTCTCATCGGTGCCGCGTCCCTTGCCAATCCAACTCGATGATTTGAGGTTTAATTTCAATAGCGCCCGCGTTGATAACACGCACAAGGCGATCTTAGACGACGTGGCGTTGCGCTTGCAGCAAGATCCTACAACCATCCTCGTGCTCGATGGCCATCAAGATAAAGCTGAACGCCGCAACGTCAGTCGCCAACGCGCCGAAAACGTCAAACGCTATTTAGAAACAGAAAAAGGCATTGACCCGAATCGAATCATCGTGCGCGACTTTGGAGCTGGTCGTCCTGATCCCAGTGGCGATCCGAAACGCAACCGACGCGTTCAGATGTGGATCGTTCCACGAGGGGCCGAGATGCCTCAGTAA
- a CDS encoding AAA domain-containing protein, whose protein sequence is PYRAFVDEIFERLHEDQALGGLHKKRMQQQLIIGTAHRFQGSEVDYLVFATVAGDNATDHQRQWIESPNLFNVAITRARRQLLILVSPAFEHRLFLTKQLLRTGPVVSGAMPIEKNALAARIVTELERRGLGYQMGCRYHGDPVDFLQDQDPPHWGLLLCPWERAIHLSSLKALELWDHQRALRHRGVRTWVVFPLPLDELPDHLIAAAPRQPLAWGEDRGERQGS, encoded by the coding sequence CCCTTATCGAGCGTTCGTGGATGAGATATTTGAGCGATTGCATGAGGATCAGGCACTGGGTGGACTGCACAAAAAGCGCATGCAGCAACAGCTCATCATCGGGACCGCCCATCGGTTTCAGGGTAGCGAAGTGGACTATCTTGTGTTCGCTACTGTCGCCGGGGACAACGCCACCGATCATCAACGCCAGTGGATCGAATCGCCCAATCTGTTCAATGTCGCGATCACGCGAGCGCGGCGTCAGCTTCTGATTTTGGTCAGCCCCGCGTTCGAGCATCGGTTGTTTTTGACCAAGCAGCTCCTGCGAACAGGGCCAGTGGTATCAGGAGCCATGCCGATCGAAAAGAATGCTCTGGCTGCTCGAATTGTGACGGAACTAGAACGGCGAGGACTGGGCTACCAGATGGGTTGTCGGTATCACGGGGATCCGGTGGATTTTCTGCAGGATCAAGACCCGCCCCATTGGGGGCTTCTGCTCTGTCCATGGGAGAGGGCCATACATCTGTCTTCATTGAAGGCGCTGGAGCTATGGGATCATCAGCGCGCGCTCCGGCATCGTGGCGTGCGCACATGGGTCGTTTTTCCTCTGCCGTTGGATGAACTGCCCGATCACCTGATCGCAGCAGCACCTCGCCAGCCGCTCGCCTGGGGAGAAGACCGAGGGGAGCGACAGGGAAGCTAG
- a CDS encoding DUF167 domain-containing protein: MKVSSRDWGVTLEVIVQLGASRTELIGELDGAIKLRIVAPALAGRANQECIRWLAKWLGVRRSAITIIAGVTYRRKTIHVKGITPSALLETLNREGSTRLQLLNEQQTTNTK; this comes from the coding sequence ATGAAAGTCAGCAGCCGCGACTGGGGCGTCACTCTTGAGGTCATCGTTCAACTGGGCGCGAGCCGAACCGAACTTATCGGCGAGCTCGATGGAGCTATCAAGCTTCGCATTGTTGCGCCGGCTCTGGCCGGTCGAGCCAATCAAGAATGCATTCGCTGGCTCGCTAAATGGCTTGGCGTTCGTCGCTCCGCCATCACGATCATCGCCGGAGTCACGTACCGAAGAAAAACCATTCACGTCAAGGGAATCACTCCATCAGCGTTGCTTGAAACGCTCAACAGAGAAGGTTCAACCCGACTTCAACTGCTCAATGAACAACAAACCACCAATACCAAATAA
- the ribA gene encoding GTP cyclohydrolase II — translation MSALRTDEQSQPNGERLNSPRNLVEKVAEARLPTEVGVFRLMGFIARQSGEEYVVLVKGQLPCPRSCLVRIHSQCITGDVFHSIKCDCGRQLRRAMEMIEQEGYGVIIYQYQEGRGIGILNKIRAYALQDQGLDTVEANLSLGFDVDERSYEECAAILNALGLQRIRLLSNNPDKLRALQKAGIQVVERIPLEVEPIGEMIRYLQTKKEKMGHLLSFQLQHDQ, via the coding sequence ATGAGCGCGTTGAGAACAGACGAACAATCACAACCCAATGGTGAGCGACTCAATTCACCGAGGAATTTGGTTGAAAAAGTAGCCGAGGCGCGGCTGCCAACTGAAGTCGGCGTCTTCCGGCTGATGGGTTTCATCGCCCGACAGAGTGGCGAGGAATATGTCGTGTTGGTCAAGGGGCAGTTGCCATGTCCGCGTTCATGCCTCGTCCGGATTCATTCTCAATGCATAACCGGCGATGTCTTTCACTCGATCAAATGCGATTGCGGCCGCCAGTTGCGTCGCGCAATGGAGATGATCGAACAAGAAGGCTACGGCGTCATCATCTACCAATATCAAGAAGGTCGAGGCATTGGTATTCTCAATAAAATTCGCGCTTACGCGTTGCAGGATCAGGGCCTGGACACCGTCGAAGCGAATCTCTCGCTCGGATTTGACGTTGACGAACGCTCCTACGAAGAGTGTGCCGCTATCTTGAATGCGCTCGGCCTGCAACGCATTCGTCTGCTGTCGAACAATCCCGATAAGCTGCGTGCGTTGCAGAAAGCCGGTATCCAGGTTGTTGAGCGCATCCCCTTGGAGGTTGAACCGATTGGAGAGATGATTCGGTACTTGCAGACCAAAAAGGAAAAAATGGGGCACCTGCTCTCATTTCAGCTACAACATGACCAATGA
- a CDS encoding YggT family protein, whose amino-acid sequence MIDGIFALAAWMIRIGVGVVIALILLRLLIKWLNLNPFGTLAYHVLRLTEPMIAPLRRNPLGMHAGKDLAPILLIVLVIVIAYFLLGLLGQFHEVTYLMLNGLSFILAGESLPGLWRCLGAVVLGGLALVTTCIVVHVVFSWVGVYGYRLSRFVMRMSEPVLSPFRRMIPPVGVIDISPLIAIMILSLLSEAIRALMF is encoded by the coding sequence ATGATTGATGGTATTTTCGCTCTAGCTGCGTGGATGATCCGTATTGGTGTTGGTGTTGTCATTGCCCTGATCCTCTTACGTCTGTTGATCAAATGGCTCAACCTGAACCCATTTGGAACACTAGCCTACCATGTCCTCCGCCTGACGGAACCGATGATTGCGCCTCTTCGCCGAAATCCCCTCGGCATGCATGCAGGCAAAGATTTAGCGCCCATTCTGCTGATCGTACTCGTCATTGTCATCGCCTATTTTTTGCTCGGACTCCTGGGTCAATTTCATGAGGTTACCTATCTCATGCTCAATGGTCTTAGCTTCATTTTGGCAGGTGAGAGCCTGCCGGGATTGTGGCGTTGTCTGGGCGCCGTTGTGCTAGGCGGCCTAGCGTTGGTGACAACATGCATTGTTGTGCACGTTGTTTTCTCCTGGGTTGGCGTTTACGGCTACAGGCTGAGCCGCTTTGTTATGCGAATGAGCGAACCGGTGCTCAGCCCATTTCGGCGGATGATCCCTCCCGTTGGCGTGATTGACATCTCGCCGCTGATCGCGATTATGATCTTGTCGTTGCTATCGGAGGCGATTCGGGCGCTCATGTTTTAA
- a CDS encoding menaquinone biosynthesis protein translates to MGLSKPKIAASTYLNSLPLCWSFMYGSHRRSCEFIADVAPARCADMLRQKQVDAALIPSIEYQRLDDVLIVPGLAVAADGPVRSVILVHQKPLEEVNSVSLDLSSRTGAALTMIYFRHFQRREVRFEPHPPHLVEMLRKADAALLIGDPALLAYHHSVHLPSPTSPQITDWGELWKQLTGLPFVFAVWAIRRESVDRMAGIDFSLVKKEAGSSLPHIIDEAVNRLQLPYELVHDYLTRSLVYDLNHGCLSGLNHFYTLAWRVNLIDVLNPIRFYEVTVDV, encoded by the coding sequence ATGGGGCTGAGTAAACCAAAGATCGCTGCATCCACCTATTTGAACTCCTTGCCGCTCTGTTGGAGTTTCATGTATGGTTCCCATCGCCGTAGCTGCGAGTTCATCGCGGATGTCGCCCCGGCCCGATGCGCTGATATGCTTCGACAGAAACAGGTGGACGCTGCTCTCATTCCCTCGATTGAGTACCAGCGCTTGGATGATGTGCTGATTGTGCCGGGCCTTGCCGTGGCTGCTGACGGCCCTGTGCGCAGTGTCATCCTTGTTCATCAAAAACCGCTCGAAGAAGTCAACTCCGTATCGCTGGATTTGTCCTCGCGCACGGGCGCTGCCTTAACGATGATTTATTTCCGCCACTTTCAACGGCGAGAGGTTCGGTTTGAGCCGCATCCGCCGCATCTGGTGGAGATGCTTCGCAAAGCCGACGCGGCGTTACTGATCGGCGACCCGGCGCTGCTGGCCTATCATCATTCAGTGCATCTGCCGTCTCCTACCTCTCCTCAGATCACCGACTGGGGAGAGCTCTGGAAGCAACTAACCGGATTGCCGTTCGTTTTTGCCGTGTGGGCTATCCGTCGGGAATCAGTTGATCGGATGGCAGGCATTGATTTTTCTCTTGTCAAGAAGGAAGCGGGGAGCAGTTTGCCTCACATTATTGATGAAGCGGTCAATCGCTTACAGCTTCCCTACGAGCTGGTCCACGATTATTTGACTCGTTCTCTGGTCTACGACCTGAACCACGGGTGTCTTAGCGGACTCAACCATTTCTACACATTAGCCTGGCGGGTCAATCTGATTGATGTTCTCAATCCAATCAGGTTTTATGAAGTGACAGTTGATGTTTGA
- a CDS encoding YggS family pyridoxal phosphate-dependent enzyme codes for MNRADLHVRIHQVMERIAVAARRAGRRPEDVTLVAATKTVPSQLIEQAIELGLRHFGENRVQEAEAKLKNLPVALRRASTWHLIGHLQSNKARRAMELFDVIQTVDSERLAHQLNRLAAEAKRTVPIYIEVKTDPSATKSGILPHELFELARSVAQCAHLRLEGLMTVPPFFERAEDVRPYFRELRLLRDRLNQQRLVEYQVNGLSMGMSHDYEIAIEEGATLVRLGTAIWGPRPVQE; via the coding sequence ATGAACCGCGCTGATCTTCATGTCCGCATTCACCAGGTCATGGAACGAATTGCCGTGGCAGCGCGTCGCGCGGGGCGGCGGCCTGAGGATGTCACGCTGGTGGCTGCTACTAAAACAGTTCCATCACAGCTCATTGAGCAAGCCATCGAGCTAGGGCTCCGTCATTTTGGAGAGAATCGCGTGCAGGAAGCCGAAGCCAAGCTGAAAAACCTCCCGGTCGCGCTGCGCCGGGCCTCAACCTGGCACCTGATTGGCCATTTGCAATCCAATAAGGCGCGTCGCGCGATGGAGCTATTCGACGTAATTCAAACGGTTGATAGCGAGCGATTAGCTCACCAACTCAATCGCCTAGCGGCCGAAGCCAAACGGACTGTGCCAATTTATATCGAAGTCAAAACAGACCCGTCGGCAACCAAATCGGGTATCCTCCCTCATGAGCTGTTCGAGCTTGCCCGCAGCGTCGCTCAATGCGCCCATCTTCGCTTGGAGGGGTTGATGACCGTGCCTCCCTTTTTTGAGCGCGCTGAGGACGTCAGGCCTTATTTCCGAGAGCTTCGTCTGCTGAGAGATCGGTTGAACCAACAACGGCTAGTTGAGTATCAGGTCAACGGTCTGTCAATGGGCATGAGCCACGATTACGAAATTGCTATTGAAGAAGGCGCCACGTTGGTTCGCCTTGGAACAGCCATCTGGGGGCCGCGTCCGGTCCAGGAGTGA